A portion of the Jaculus jaculus isolate mJacJac1 chromosome 5, mJacJac1.mat.Y.cur, whole genome shotgun sequence genome contains these proteins:
- the Gabrd gene encoding gamma-aminobutyric acid receptor subunit delta produces MDVLGWLLAPLLLLCAQPHRGARAMNDIGDYVGSNLEISWLPNLDDLMEGYARNFRPGIGGPPVNVALALEVASIDHISEANMEYTMTVFLHQSWRDSRLSYNHTNETLGLDSRFVDKLWLPDTFIVNAKSAWFHDVTVENKLIRLQPDGVILYSIRITSTVACDMDLAKYPMDEQECMLDLESYGYSSEDIVYYWSENQEQIHGLDRLQLAQFTITSYRFTTELMNFKSAGQFPRLSLHFQLRRNRGVYIIQSYMPSVLLVAMSWVSFWISQAAVPARVSLGITTVLTMTTLMVSARSSLPRASAIKALDVYFWICYVFVFAALVEYAFAHFNADYRKKRKVKVKVTKPRTEMDVKNAIVLFSLSAAGVSQELAISRRQGRAPGNLMGSYRSVEVEAKKEGGPRTGGPGGIRARLKPIDADTIDIYARAVFPAAFAAVNVIYWAAYTM; encoded by the exons ATGGACGTGCTGGGCTGGCTGCTGGCCCCGCTCCTGCTGCTGTGCGCGCAGCCGCACCGCGGCGCCAG AGCAATGAATGACATTGGGGACTATGTGGGCTCCAACTTAGAGATATCCTGGCTCCCCAATCTGGACGACCTAATGGAGGGCTATGCTCGCAACTTCCGGCCTGGCATTGGAG GCCCTCCTGTGAATGTGGCTCTCGCCCTGGAGGTGGCCAGCATCGACCACATCTCTGAGGCAAACATG GAATACACCATGACAGTGTTCCTGCACCAGAGCTGGAGGGACAGCAGGCTCTCCTACAACCACACCAATGAGACCTTGGGCTTGGACAGCCGCTTTGTGGACAAGCTGTGGCTCCCTGACACCTTCATCGTGAATGCCAAGTCTGCCTGGTTCCACGACGTGACTGTGGAAAACAAGCTCATCCGTCTGCAGCCCGATGGTGTGATCCTGTACAGTATCCG AATCACCTCCACAGTGGCCTGTGACATGGACCTTGCCAAGTATCCCATGGATGAGCAGGAGTGCATGCTGGATCTGGAGAGCT ATGGCTACTCTTCTGAGGACATTGTCTACTATTGGTCCGAGAACCAGGAGCAGATCCATGGGCTTGACAGGCTGCAGTTGGCCCAGTTCACCATCACTAGCTACCGCTTCACCACAGAGCTGATGAACTTCAAATCTG CTGGCCAGTTCCCGCGGCTCAGCCTGCACTTCCAGCTACGGAGGAACCGGGGTGTCTACATCATCCAGTCCTACATGCCCTCTGTCCTCCTGGTCGCCATGTCCTGGGTCTCCTTCTGGATTAGCCAGGCAGCAGTGCCTGCCAGAGTGTCTCTAG GCATCACTACTGTGCTAACGATGACCACACTCATGGTGAGTGCCCGCTCCTCCCTGCCACGAGCATCGGCCATCAAGGCTTTAGATGTGTACTTCTGGATCTGCTATGTTTTTGTGTTTGCTGCCCTGGTGGAATATGCCTTTGCCCACTTCAATGCTGACTACAGGAAGAAGCGAAAGGTCAAGGTCAAAGTCACAAAGCCAAGGACAGAG ATGGATGTGAAGAACGCCATcgtcctcttctctctttctgctgctgGGGTCAGCCAAGAACTGGCCATCTCTCGACGGCAGGGGCGTGCCCCTGGGAACCTCATGGGCTCCTACAGGTCTGTGGAGGTGGAAGCGAAAAAGGAAGGAGGGCCCCGAACAGGAGGCCCAGGGGGCATCCGTGCCAGGCTCAAGCCCATCGACGCAGACACCATCGACATCTATGCTCGTGCAGTGTTCCCTGCAGCCTTTGCTGCTGTCAACGTCATCTATTGGGCTGCATACACCATGTGA